A portion of the Halobacterium hubeiense genome contains these proteins:
- a CDS encoding DUF7342 family protein has product MNDRSPPEEFADVNEAVGEEWEAETTPYERIRHVVAHTYSPVSADAVADDARTAPKTARKHLNTLADEGFVETTPGEQGGTLYRRSPESLVVEQAADILEHVSTDELVTRIQEMREQLTEYRSEFGVDSPEELAVNQTNQALSETGPPQDEIDPETIREWKTLRRNLAFANAALSIGNAEQFVDSDRRSTDDSVPA; this is encoded by the coding sequence ATGAACGACCGAAGTCCACCGGAGGAGTTTGCTGATGTCAACGAGGCGGTCGGCGAGGAATGGGAGGCCGAAACGACGCCCTACGAGCGCATTCGACACGTCGTTGCACATACGTACAGTCCCGTCTCAGCTGATGCCGTAGCTGACGATGCACGGACGGCTCCAAAGACCGCTCGAAAGCACCTGAACACACTCGCAGACGAGGGGTTTGTCGAGACGACACCCGGCGAACAGGGTGGCACGCTCTATCGCCGCTCACCTGAATCACTCGTCGTCGAACAGGCTGCCGACATCCTTGAGCACGTCTCAACCGATGAACTCGTCACCCGAATTCAGGAGATGCGCGAGCAGCTCACCGAGTATCGGTCCGAATTCGGTGTTGATTCCCCCGAAGAATTGGCGGTCAACCAGACGAATCAGGCCCTCAGCGAGACCGGGCCCCCACAGGACGAGATCGACCCAGAGACGATTCGTGAGTGGAAGACGCTCCGACGGAATCTCGCGTTCGCGAACGCTGCCCTCTCGATCGGCAATGCCGAGCAATTCGTCGACAGTGACCGTCGGTCGACTGACGACAGCGTCCCTGCCTGA
- a CDS encoding IS200/IS605 family transposase, which yields MKRTNTFAVRPLSETGEQLLRDLLDASAALWNEVNYQRLMRYNDEDGFEGGIWDADTGRLEGRYKGVLGASTAQQVIRKNSEAWRSFSHLKDQYHDESNTSVTEHPNPPGFRGNEDDGRQLRTVIRNDAYTTEWGDRSRLEILVGSKLKDRYDHTGRLRLEIAGNPNWPDYEKQGRLELWYDETESTFRASQPVTVSDSARATPLADETAALDIGANNLVACTTTTGEQYLYEGRELFQRFRETTREIARLQSKLPEGRYSSERIRRLYRKRTRRRDHAQEALCRDLLDRLYAEGVDTVYIGGLTDVLDTHWSVKTNAKTHNFWAFKKFTERLACTAEEYGISVEVRSEAWTSQECPRCGSTDRTTRHQDTLTCPCGFQGHADLTASETFLERHTKQAVRPMARPVRFQWDDHTWSESPRSQESPKEQRTDPSTVHHGNVALRESA from the coding sequence ATGAAGCGCACCAACACGTTCGCCGTGCGACCGCTCTCCGAGACCGGAGAGCAACTGTTACGGGACCTGTTGGACGCTTCTGCCGCCCTCTGGAACGAAGTTAACTACCAACGCCTTATGCGGTACAACGACGAGGACGGCTTCGAAGGCGGCATATGGGACGCCGATACCGGCCGACTCGAAGGCCGATACAAAGGCGTGCTCGGGGCGTCTACAGCTCAACAGGTGATACGCAAAAACAGCGAAGCGTGGCGCAGTTTCTCGCATCTGAAAGACCAGTACCACGACGAGTCGAACACGTCGGTTACGGAACATCCTAACCCGCCGGGATTCCGTGGCAACGAGGACGACGGACGCCAACTCAGAACCGTCATTCGTAACGACGCATACACGACTGAGTGGGGCGATCGGTCTCGGCTTGAGATTCTGGTCGGCAGCAAGCTGAAGGACCGATACGATCACACCGGCCGCCTCCGACTCGAAATCGCTGGTAACCCGAATTGGCCCGACTACGAAAAACAGGGCCGGTTGGAGCTATGGTACGACGAGACTGAAAGCACCTTCCGAGCTTCCCAACCCGTGACTGTGTCTGATAGTGCACGGGCAACGCCACTGGCCGATGAAACGGCCGCTCTGGACATCGGTGCGAACAATCTCGTCGCCTGTACCACCACGACCGGCGAGCAATACCTGTACGAAGGCCGCGAATTGTTCCAGCGGTTCCGTGAGACGACACGAGAGATTGCCCGGTTGCAGTCCAAGCTCCCGGAAGGCCGGTACAGTAGCGAGCGTATCCGGCGACTGTACCGCAAACGCACCCGCCGCCGCGACCACGCTCAAGAAGCACTGTGTCGTGACCTGTTGGACCGACTGTACGCCGAGGGCGTGGATACGGTGTATATCGGCGGGTTGACCGACGTGCTGGACACACACTGGTCGGTCAAAACCAACGCCAAGACCCACAACTTCTGGGCGTTCAAGAAGTTCACAGAGCGATTAGCGTGTACCGCAGAGGAATACGGGATTTCGGTCGAGGTTAGATCGGAAGCGTGGACGAGTCAGGAATGTCCACGGTGTGGATCGACTGACCGAACGACGCGGCATCAAGACACGCTCACCTGTCCGTGTGGGTTCCAGGGGCACGCCGACCTAACCGCGTCAGAGACGTTTCTCGAGCGGCACACAAAACAGGCAGTCAGGCCGATGGCACGGCCCGTGCGGTTCCAGTGGGACGACCACACCTGGTCGGAGTCACCACGCTCTCAAGAAAGTCCTAAAGAACAGCGCACAGACCCGAGTACCGTTCACCACGGGAATGTTGCCCTCAGGGAATCGGCATAG
- a CDS encoding ribonuclease H-like domain-containing protein: MTELTTIAFDIETTGFQADDELTVVGFDSAVSSRVFLHTGTAPQTGLADRLNDALQTPVQLSLHDSEQELLNELATFVTSTLTQHDAKLVAYNGERWNGGFDLPFLRTRLCTHGLEWPFGTLPYVDVMDVFETRFNTSEDTLSGVYEELIGSELNDLDPFTDSSEAVTAWKDGAYEPLITHNVADIRRTRALMELAERYCSKSDFSMKSLEPIA; this comes from the coding sequence ATGACTGAGTTGACGACGATTGCATTCGATATCGAAACGACGGGATTTCAGGCCGATGATGAACTCACAGTAGTTGGGTTCGACTCCGCGGTCTCGTCGCGAGTGTTTCTCCATACCGGAACGGCACCACAAACAGGCCTCGCAGATCGGCTCAACGACGCCCTCCAGACACCGGTACAGCTCTCACTCCACGACAGCGAACAGGAACTCCTGAACGAACTGGCGACGTTTGTCACATCGACACTCACCCAACATGATGCAAAGCTCGTTGCGTACAACGGTGAGCGGTGGAACGGAGGATTCGACCTCCCGTTCCTTCGCACACGGCTCTGTACGCACGGGCTCGAGTGGCCCTTTGGCACGTTGCCATACGTCGACGTAATGGACGTCTTCGAAACACGGTTCAATACGAGTGAAGACACGCTGAGTGGCGTCTACGAGGAACTGATCGGCTCCGAATTGAACGATCTGGATCCATTTACCGACAGTAGCGAGGCAGTCACCGCTTGGAAGGATGGCGCCTACGAGCCACTCATCACTCACAACGTCGCCGATATTCGACGGACTCGAGCGTTGATGGAGCTTGCAGAACGGTATTGCTCGAAGTCGGATTTCTCGATGAAATCGCTGGAGCCTATCGCTTGA
- a CDS encoding SOS response-associated peptidase, whose product MCGRNSLFIDQADLEARFDAEVVADGGYTPRYNIAPGDDLHIITNEDPDEIDTYHWGLIPFWADEPEEGIINARSETADEKRVFERAWESRPCLVPSSGFYEWKSPNGGSKQPYRIYREDDPAFAMAGLWDVWEGDDETISCVTILTTEPNDLMNSIHDRMPVVLPQDAESDWLAADPDTRKELCQPYPKDDLDAYEISTRVNNPGNDDPQVIEPLDHEQSGLGEFSS is encoded by the coding sequence ATGTGTGGCCGGAACTCGCTCTTCATCGACCAGGCCGACCTCGAGGCTCGCTTCGACGCCGAGGTCGTCGCGGACGGCGGGTACACACCTCGATACAACATCGCGCCTGGCGACGACCTCCACATCATCACGAACGAGGATCCCGACGAGATTGACACCTACCACTGGGGGCTGATTCCATTCTGGGCGGACGAACCCGAGGAGGGCATCATCAACGCTCGCTCCGAGACTGCCGACGAGAAACGCGTCTTCGAGCGGGCGTGGGAATCACGTCCCTGCCTCGTCCCCTCGTCAGGGTTCTACGAATGGAAATCGCCGAACGGCGGGTCGAAGCAGCCCTACCGCATTTACCGGGAGGACGACCCCGCATTCGCGATGGCCGGGCTCTGGGACGTCTGGGAGGGCGACGACGAGACGATCTCGTGCGTCACGATTCTCACGACGGAGCCGAACGACCTGATGAACTCAATCCACGACCGGATGCCGGTCGTCCTCCCACAGGACGCGGAATCTGACTGGCTCGCCGCAGACCCGGACACCCGCAAGGAACTGTGCCAGCCGTATCCGAAGGACGATCTGGACGCCTACGAGATTTCGACGCGAGTCAACAACCCCGGCAACGACGATCCCCAGGTCATCGAGCCGCTAGACCACGAGCAATCGGGCCTCGGCGAGTTCAGTTCCTGA
- a CDS encoding ribonuclease H-like domain-containing protein: MTHILAVSDWRSQPIDDLYTILETVEPTPDLLLYAGDDLSRFKNADTDTDHLAELARLTKHQQSLYVRGNDDFPPSTGPQFDAEFTTDLHRTPYIYEDLVFIGQEGSTQGPGLITYTEDDVQRHLSEHRTACEDRTPILITHTPPFGILDIGKRFGQQHIGSKAVRSFIDDIQPPATVCGHCHQFGGRSETLEYGTVINIASHDGVDDPGRYALITIDASNESIEYEFYDTRHLLGSRLTDLVQVGRNRVEQFSELGITSPDEITEERRAELEALPGASSWHVDRWIAHRQAFENDEVVILNESAFDDLQDTEPLLLDIETDLQQDRIWLVGTYSYQNYAYRQFFEPDDESALLQELSEYLDDHGSEPIIYYGGNYFDEQCLSRRFDEHGITEGLDHLERTHDLGITAQQELFGPFNRHKLDVVASALGFEYQDPTVDGFVVGSKYTRYLLDGEEPDWDLLKQYNYDDVTALKTIVDHIRS, encoded by the coding sequence ATGACCCACATTCTCGCTGTATCTGACTGGCGCTCTCAACCCATTGACGATCTCTACACCATTCTCGAAACTGTAGAACCAACTCCTGATCTACTACTGTATGCCGGCGACGACCTCTCACGTTTCAAAAACGCCGATACTGACACAGATCATCTTGCAGAACTTGCTCGCCTCACGAAGCACCAACAATCGCTCTATGTCCGAGGAAACGACGACTTCCCCCCGTCAACCGGTCCGCAATTCGATGCGGAATTTACCACCGACCTCCACAGGACACCATACATCTACGAGGATCTCGTGTTCATCGGCCAGGAAGGATCGACCCAGGGACCTGGTCTCATCACCTATACCGAGGACGACGTCCAACGGCACCTTTCCGAACACCGCACCGCTTGTGAAGACAGAACTCCGATTCTTATCACTCACACTCCTCCCTTCGGCATTCTCGATATCGGGAAGCGATTCGGGCAACAACATATCGGGTCGAAGGCCGTCAGGAGCTTCATAGACGACATCCAGCCCCCAGCTACCGTCTGCGGTCATTGCCATCAATTCGGAGGGAGATCTGAAACCCTCGAGTACGGCACGGTGATCAACATCGCATCCCACGACGGAGTAGACGACCCCGGAAGGTACGCACTCATCACCATCGACGCCTCGAACGAGTCTATCGAGTACGAGTTCTACGACACTCGCCATCTGCTAGGGAGTCGACTGACTGATCTCGTCCAGGTCGGGCGAAACCGAGTAGAACAGTTCAGTGAGTTAGGGATCACTAGCCCAGATGAGATTACCGAAGAACGGCGTGCCGAACTCGAAGCCCTCCCTGGAGCCTCGTCATGGCACGTGGACCGGTGGATTGCTCATCGACAGGCTTTCGAAAACGATGAGGTCGTGATTCTAAACGAGTCCGCCTTCGACGACCTTCAGGATACGGAGCCTCTCCTCTTGGACATAGAAACGGATCTCCAGCAGGATCGGATCTGGCTGGTCGGCACCTACAGTTACCAGAACTATGCGTACCGACAATTCTTCGAGCCGGACGACGAGTCAGCACTCCTTCAGGAGCTGTCTGAGTACCTTGATGATCATGGCTCCGAGCCGATCATCTACTACGGAGGGAACTACTTCGACGAGCAGTGTCTCAGTCGCAGATTCGACGAACACGGCATCACTGAGGGGCTCGACCATCTGGAGCGAACACACGACCTTGGAATTACTGCCCAACAGGAACTCTTCGGGCCCTTCAATCGGCATAAATTGGATGTCGTAGCGAGCGCACTCGGCTTTGAATATCAAGACCCGACCGTCGACGGGTTTGTGGTCGGGAGCAAGTACACGCGATATCTCCTTGACGGCGAAGAACCAGACTGGGATCTACTCAAACAGTACAATTACGACGATGTAACCGCGCTGAAAACAATCGTCGATCACATCAGATCGTAG